A region of Armatimonadota bacterium DNA encodes the following proteins:
- a CDS encoding type II toxin-antitoxin system RelE/ParE family toxin: protein MDASDRPLFWIGSSLDDLRSFPEDVRRVIGFALRRAQDGGKHVDAKPLKGFGGAGVLEIVEDDDGNTYRAVYTVKFAGVVYVLHAFQKKSKKGITTPKHEIDLVRSRLKRAEEHYLDWCKERGSDHEQ, encoded by the coding sequence ATGGATGCATCGGATCGGCCGCTGTTCTGGATAGGCTCATCCTTGGATGATCTTCGGAGCTTTCCCGAAGATGTCAGACGAGTTATAGGTTTCGCACTGCGGCGAGCTCAAGATGGCGGAAAGCACGTAGATGCAAAACCATTGAAAGGTTTTGGAGGCGCTGGTGTTCTTGAGATCGTAGAGGATGATGATGGCAATACTTATCGCGCGGTTTACACAGTGAAGTTTGCCGGAGTTGTTTATGTGCTCCATGCTTTTCAGAAGAAATCCAAGAAGGGCATCACTACACCAAAGCACGAGATCGATCTTGTAAGAAGCCGACTCAAGCGCGCGGAAGAGCATTATCTTGACTGGTGTAAAGAAAGAGGATCTGATCATGAGCAATAA
- a CDS encoding helix-turn-helix transcriptional regulator, whose protein sequence is MSNKIKVTPSSGNVFADLGVVDAEETLAKAEVACRICDIIAERKLSQTTAASILGVDQPKVSALMRGRLEGFSSERLFRFLNALDRDVEIIIKPKSQEAEHGHIRVVAA, encoded by the coding sequence ATGAGCAATAAGATCAAAGTTACCCCATCAAGTGGCAACGTGTTCGCAGACCTTGGGGTTGTGGATGCTGAAGAGACACTTGCTAAAGCAGAGGTCGCTTGCCGCATATGTGATATTATCGCTGAACGAAAATTAAGTCAGACGACGGCGGCATCGATACTGGGAGTAGACCAACCCAAGGTCTCTGCTCTTATGCGCGGCAGACTTGAGGGATTCTCGTCTGAGCGGCTCTTCAGATTTCTCAATGCCCTCGACAGGGATGTAGAGATAATAATCAAACCAAAGAGTCAGGAAGCAGAGCACGGACACATTCGCGTGGTTGCGGCATAA
- a CDS encoding PEP-CTERM sorting domain-containing protein codes for MSKHFLLAQIALLIICCSEAYAYVMTFDDIATGSDLDYYAEQYNAYFTEGFQVTDHSACTWGSPNSGNNVLTWVGTSSQDAWLTFGNMSYGGPITVGQHSIRSLCAFFSTDGVQVLAKAYRMDTVTPVCIRQIGATDVSWDNEYVDLVADDGGVIDYIKFEGAYTPAARMGFCVDDINVDPVPEPSSILALVSGVIGYGGLVLKRKRHGS; via the coding sequence ATGAGTAAACATTTCCTGTTAGCACAAATTGCATTGTTGATTATATGTTGTTCAGAAGCATATGCTTATGTTATGACCTTCGACGACATAGCTACCGGGTCGGATTTGGATTATTATGCAGAGCAGTATAACGCATATTTCACAGAAGGATTTCAAGTAACAGACCATAGTGCGTGTACTTGGGGTTCACCTAATTCAGGCAATAACGTATTAACTTGGGTTGGCACTTCGTCTCAAGATGCTTGGTTGACATTTGGCAATATGTCTTATGGTGGTCCTATAACAGTCGGCCAACACAGTATACGTTCACTATGTGCTTTTTTCAGTACAGATGGCGTACAGGTGCTCGCAAAAGCCTATAGAATGGATACTGTAACACCTGTGTGCATAAGACAAATTGGAGCAACAGACGTGTCGTGGGACAACGAATATGTCGATTTAGTTGCCGATGATGGTGGTGTAATCGACTATATAAAATTTGAGGGGGCTTATACACCCGCAGCCAGAATGGGCTTTTGTGTTGATGATATTAACGTAGACCCTGTTCCAGAACCCTCCTCCATTCTAGCGTTAGTTAGTGGTGTGATTGGGTATGGAGGACTTGTTCTGAAGCGAAAACGACATGGCAGTTGA
- a CDS encoding Ig-like domain-containing protein, which produces MCPQTNRGFAVVLLFMLFLLTTNVYAAEPSWMTRLGTIGHAFSQKDGTHVYLDAVTVDKIRAKQTPPYLVIHECFSAQDRLTILAVPSLDLSLGQTIDVEGTLITLNDGQRAIADAKVYGYLSKDGKLLLHGPLIKGLLAPTPWQWKSELSATTDSKSLPDYSSILPKENGEPNATPLSGPVYYSSFDDLLSESAATDGALASFQCKPIIDTGSDQYGNYFVLGEDFSSDTLKVYCQAKATVGYRANKISGQMRFDGNAWVMCVDCGPGYDHQTYVGRTSIIQGSQVTANAVRVMYTGDPEESIPYAKTFADQTEVTITGKIVTASKTDFPGAIYVEEPDRSSGIRVLYSGTTYIPARGDIVDVTGDLATGDDGEREIDAGTTGVTFVQSGTVPNALGLMNRSLGGGDFNVYTPGITYPTGSGNGLHNKGLLVKTWGKVTTVDTDYFYLDDGTGFQDGSGNTGVKVSWDWPIGSKPTLVPPSVDWYVSVDGISSSETVTIDQQEELVRVLRPRQQDDLRVFNPQDTAYPDIEITNPSGSEVHKTVSATSMNVTGTATDAETCVVSVEVKIDSGEWQSATYNSVSHEWSYEWQNPQSGRIWARATDFAGHTSVVSRDVVLTSLVFVNGNLASSGDGSGWASGKKTITEALSMAASGCEVWVIAIPNGYYNERITVPNGVSLYGGFAGTETTRSQRNWNANVTIIDGNQAGTVVTLPASATSSTRVDGFTIRNGKATYTGGGIYCTSGSPVIANNTIKMNMAYSEGSTYGGGGIYISAGTPAIYNNKICGNSGCIGGGIYCGTSFAQIYNNTIVNNSGSEGGGISLGSSGSAAISNNIVAFNASGIYKSASGGSTTLRNNCLYGNGVYDYYGLSAGTGDISADPKLANVQYADLHIQPGSVCIDAGYDSAVQCSHDMDNQSRIQGSSVDIGADESNGTLWAVTTPKVVRVDRVSGSDYGTGRDGSTWAKAVQSVQRGIELAASGGEVWVKATATEYNGSYGRITNLRPYVYVYGGFAGSESVRSDRSWIANETILNGSQSGSPIVTSVGPGYGVSTVDGFKIYNGSASNGAGIYCDKYSSPILTNNNITENTSTNYGGGIYCNYSSPQIVNNKIVGNTANTGGGIYSLYGSTVITGNTIDDNSVSADAGGIYAKGRAVLIAKNTIKNHQYTGAYNAQGGGLWLESVRAATVKANRFDNNTDWYSGAAISLLNCTAASVVNNLFVENFAKNGGGGAIESVSSHPKIINNTFALNHTYGQGGAVGLWENDYSQPAQVINNIFYNNKADLSATGHSAYSAYSSYYVNLRYCDAYSDEGTGSSYHYGSNIYADSTCKYIDPDFCEVTGDNPYWLKPTSTVRGIGQNPSQNSLVPTVDKYDLPRPGEDGLTDPGPYEDGPFVRIANPQDGTMYGGDLEGIAITAETSGDASSVSYTATKVGDPNTTYDFGPVSAVPYRVIWSDPPNGCYELVATATFAGGVEVTSEPVLISIAGYCYPEDTEFEVISPYQTSSTMLMLASSSSPKWLKGAMHVHWYDDNGTWPPWKSIGTNSKKPAEVADMYEGMGYDFIAVTEHNHLTPPRGNCLGSDFVWLENCEELTPENASYKTWMNHVLAVGVNGKSCSGSKNYDISRDTVTAGHRYLKWKTPNSFLVSDYEFIPNSKDYDHVAGQEELLFHNVSRTGMFGTIADMGGLSFIPHPTASSPLALGEYTEDELVDIASTSAQNNRFLAIACYTNATPPDGGHWSNDDGWGHEHVIENINCRLVKKYPKRALPFTYSEEDYTPGLTEAGKSWIYLKVDDPGKYWDTASNHYRSERIKAALKKGVWWSCHTHHSATACSQLDVQVTGTTVTCTSSTAVQWFIRGPVSRGSRWCDIIAQSESATTSYATTLERCHMPDWIVVVAVEPQGFIAESQPIRLLPNTSSSLMSLATTSSGLVVKFLDPEDYPEEMPSTGLVGGIYDVSGDFEQGSTLTLSFAGVDVTELGVNNLRIFYYDPSTSTWSALSSTLDTANQEISAEISNLGIYAISAIEVTDTEAPTLSWLLPLSNALVSGAADLEVNAADNVGLSGVTFYISNGTRERTISADSTAADGRWGASVDFSNYVSGSYTLRAEARDRAGNTVSASLPISIQSSAVAPQVTISQTSYDTETSSVIVTGTASDADGAVAYVLVELDGQLVGTASLDGNSWTYALGSFGPGTHTVRAVAIDEYGNEGMQEVNAALSLSAVDMSADPDGTCLPNQSVTVTAEAIGGGTVEYRILVYDGVQWTVLQEYDTSNCCTWTPDTPCTYTLRVYAREQGTTYPEFSKDSEFIVTSALSGVTLSIEPSPRATGAPIRLYATATGGTNTEYKFEANNEVIQDWATADTCQWIPAETGNYTVTAYAREHDTTTPVYDDSVSNYVITSPVSAVSLGANPGSPQQINTPITLTATPTDGGTVEYFFEISDDGGETWSMLRNFDTDATFQWIPTSAGNYKLGVAAREAGTEEDDNPEAVIDYVVNP; this is translated from the coding sequence ATGTGCCCACAAACAAACAGAGGATTCGCCGTAGTATTGCTTTTCATGCTCTTCTTGCTTACTACAAATGTTTATGCGGCAGAGCCAAGTTGGATGACAAGGCTGGGAACAATCGGCCACGCATTTTCGCAAAAAGATGGAACGCACGTCTACCTGGACGCGGTTACTGTAGACAAAATTCGGGCCAAACAGACTCCACCATATCTCGTAATACATGAATGCTTCTCGGCACAAGATCGCCTAACAATCCTGGCGGTGCCCAGCTTGGATTTGAGCCTCGGACAAACAATCGATGTAGAAGGCACATTGATCACATTGAATGATGGCCAACGTGCAATAGCCGATGCGAAAGTCTATGGGTATCTGAGCAAGGATGGTAAGTTACTGCTGCACGGTCCACTTATCAAAGGATTGCTCGCTCCAACTCCCTGGCAGTGGAAAAGCGAACTCAGTGCAACTACGGATTCCAAAAGCCTACCCGACTACAGTAGTATTCTCCCCAAAGAAAATGGCGAACCTAATGCCACTCCCCTATCTGGACCAGTCTACTATTCGTCTTTCGACGATCTCCTTTCAGAATCTGCGGCTACAGATGGAGCTTTGGCAAGCTTCCAGTGTAAACCGATAATCGATACCGGCAGCGACCAATACGGCAATTATTTCGTTCTCGGAGAAGACTTTTCGTCGGACACTTTGAAAGTCTACTGCCAGGCTAAGGCGACTGTAGGCTACCGCGCAAACAAGATAAGCGGTCAAATGCGGTTCGACGGCAATGCCTGGGTCATGTGTGTTGACTGCGGACCAGGCTACGACCACCAGACCTACGTCGGACGTACCAGCATAATCCAAGGCAGTCAAGTCACCGCCAATGCGGTGCGTGTTATGTACACGGGTGACCCGGAAGAATCTATACCTTATGCAAAAACGTTTGCCGACCAGACAGAGGTGACAATCACTGGGAAAATCGTGACTGCAAGCAAGACCGACTTTCCTGGTGCGATCTACGTAGAGGAGCCGGACCGCAGCAGTGGTATCCGGGTGCTATACTCGGGCACTACATATATTCCGGCTCGTGGAGATATAGTCGATGTGACAGGCGATCTTGCTACCGGAGATGATGGCGAGCGCGAAATAGATGCTGGAACAACCGGGGTTACATTTGTTCAAAGCGGCACTGTACCCAATGCCCTCGGACTTATGAACCGGTCTCTAGGTGGCGGTGATTTCAACGTATACACTCCAGGGATTACTTACCCGACTGGCAGTGGCAACGGTCTTCATAACAAGGGGCTGCTTGTGAAGACTTGGGGCAAGGTCACTACTGTGGACACAGATTACTTCTACCTCGATGATGGAACTGGCTTCCAAGACGGTTCCGGCAACACTGGAGTCAAAGTGAGTTGGGATTGGCCGATAGGCAGTAAACCAACTCTCGTGCCTCCCTCGGTCGATTGGTATGTTTCCGTAGATGGAATTTCCAGCAGTGAGACGGTAACTATCGACCAGCAAGAAGAACTGGTCAGGGTGTTGCGGCCAAGGCAGCAGGATGACCTGCGAGTGTTTAACCCTCAAGACACTGCATATCCCGACATCGAGATCACTAACCCCTCGGGGAGCGAAGTTCACAAGACGGTCAGTGCAACAAGTATGAATGTCACGGGCACAGCGACCGACGCTGAAACCTGTGTAGTATCTGTTGAGGTGAAGATAGACTCGGGCGAATGGCAGTCCGCAACTTACAATTCAGTCTCGCATGAATGGTCTTATGAGTGGCAGAATCCGCAATCTGGCAGGATTTGGGCACGTGCAACTGATTTTGCCGGACATACATCGGTTGTATCACGGGATGTAGTTTTGACCTCACTGGTGTTTGTGAATGGCAACTTGGCTTCTTCCGGTGATGGTTCAGGCTGGGCCTCGGGCAAGAAGACCATTACGGAAGCATTGAGTATGGCTGCCTCCGGCTGCGAAGTGTGGGTTATAGCTATTCCAAACGGATATTACAACGAGAGGATAACCGTACCTAACGGCGTGTCATTGTATGGCGGCTTTGCTGGTACAGAGACCACGCGCTCTCAGAGGAACTGGAATGCCAATGTTACTATAATCGATGGCAACCAGGCCGGTACGGTGGTTACACTTCCCGCCTCTGCTACTTCTTCGACCAGAGTTGACGGGTTCACGATTCGTAACGGAAAGGCAACCTACACCGGCGGCGGAATATACTGCACAAGTGGTTCGCCTGTAATCGCAAACAATACCATCAAGATGAATATGGCCTACTCTGAAGGCAGCACCTATGGAGGCGGCGGCATATACATAAGTGCCGGAACCCCGGCAATCTACAACAACAAGATTTGCGGGAACTCCGGCTGCATCGGCGGCGGAATTTACTGCGGCACAAGCTTCGCACAAATCTACAACAACACAATCGTGAACAATTCGGGCAGCGAGGGCGGCGGCATAAGCCTCGGATCGTCCGGTTCGGCAGCCATCTCCAACAACATCGTGGCTTTCAACGCTTCGGGAATTTATAAATCTGCCTCCGGCGGTTCGACCACGCTTCGCAATAACTGCTTGTACGGAAATGGAGTTTATGACTATTACGGCTTGTCGGCAGGCACCGGCGATATTTCTGCCGACCCGAAGTTAGCTAACGTGCAATACGCCGATCTCCACATTCAGCCGGGTTCCGTATGTATCGATGCAGGATATGACAGCGCAGTACAGTGCTCGCATGATATGGATAATCAGAGCCGCATCCAGGGCAGTAGTGTGGATATTGGAGCCGACGAATCGAATGGGACCTTGTGGGCGGTTACGACACCGAAAGTCGTGCGCGTGGACCGAGTAAGCGGCAGCGATTATGGCACCGGCAGAGATGGTTCGACTTGGGCCAAAGCGGTGCAGAGCGTGCAGAGAGGCATAGAGCTTGCCGCGAGCGGCGGCGAAGTTTGGGTAAAAGCAACCGCTACGGAATACAACGGGTCTTACGGTAGGATAACAAACCTCCGCCCGTATGTTTACGTCTATGGCGGATTTGCTGGAAGCGAATCAGTCAGGTCTGACAGAAGTTGGATTGCCAACGAGACAATTCTGAACGGCTCGCAAAGCGGCTCACCTATTGTCACTTCGGTAGGACCTGGCTATGGCGTTAGCACGGTAGATGGTTTCAAAATCTACAACGGCAGCGCAAGCAATGGTGCTGGCATTTATTGCGACAAATACAGTTCGCCTATCCTCACTAATAACAATATCACCGAGAACACCTCCACCAACTACGGCGGAGGAATCTACTGTAACTATAGTTCTCCACAAATCGTAAATAACAAGATTGTGGGCAATACCGCTAATACAGGCGGTGGAATATACAGCCTGTATGGTTCGACGGTAATCACCGGAAATACGATTGACGACAACTCAGTGTCTGCTGATGCCGGAGGTATTTATGCCAAAGGGCGAGCCGTATTAATTGCCAAGAACACGATCAAGAACCATCAATACACCGGAGCCTACAATGCACAAGGCGGAGGTTTGTGGCTCGAATCGGTAAGGGCTGCCACGGTAAAGGCGAACAGATTTGACAACAATACTGATTGGTACTCGGGTGCAGCAATCTCGCTGCTCAACTGCACGGCCGCCAGTGTAGTAAACAATCTGTTTGTCGAAAACTTCGCAAAGAATGGCGGCGGCGGAGCCATTGAGAGTGTCAGTTCACATCCCAAGATCATCAATAACACATTTGCACTGAACCACACTTATGGTCAAGGTGGAGCAGTCGGCCTTTGGGAAAATGACTACTCGCAGCCAGCACAGGTTATAAACAACATTTTCTACAACAACAAGGCTGACTTGAGTGCGACCGGGCATAGTGCCTATAGTGCCTACTCCTCTTATTATGTTAATCTCAGATATTGCGACGCATACTCCGATGAAGGTACAGGGAGTTCCTACCATTATGGCAGCAATATCTATGCAGACAGCACCTGCAAGTATATCGATCCGGACTTTTGCGAAGTGACTGGGGACAATCCGTACTGGCTCAAACCGACATCGACAGTCAGAGGTATTGGTCAGAACCCGAGCCAGAACTCTCTTGTTCCAACAGTAGATAAATATGACTTACCGCGTCCCGGCGAAGATGGACTCACCGATCCAGGACCATATGAAGATGGCCCATTCGTGAGAATTGCCAATCCTCAAGATGGGACAATGTATGGTGGCGATCTGGAAGGAATCGCGATTACTGCGGAAACTTCGGGAGACGCATCGAGCGTTTCTTATACGGCGACGAAGGTCGGTGATCCTAACACCACTTACGATTTCGGGCCGGTGAGTGCAGTTCCATATCGTGTTATCTGGTCCGATCCTCCGAATGGTTGTTACGAGCTTGTGGCCACAGCTACGTTTGCGGGGGGAGTAGAGGTCACGAGCGAACCGGTCCTTATAAGCATTGCTGGCTACTGCTATCCTGAGGATACAGAGTTCGAGGTAATCAGCCCCTATCAGACCAGTTCAACAATGTTAATGTTGGCGTCGTCCAGTTCACCCAAGTGGCTGAAAGGAGCTATGCACGTCCACTGGTACGACGATAACGGCACGTGGCCACCGTGGAAATCTATTGGCACTAACTCGAAGAAGCCCGCCGAAGTAGCTGATATGTACGAAGGCATGGGCTATGACTTTATTGCCGTTACTGAACACAACCATCTTACGCCGCCCAGGGGTAATTGCCTCGGGTCTGACTTTGTCTGGCTTGAAAACTGCGAAGAACTAACGCCGGAGAATGCTTCCTATAAAACTTGGATGAACCATGTCCTTGCAGTTGGAGTAAACGGAAAATCGTGCTCGGGAAGCAAGAATTACGACATCTCCAGAGATACGGTGACTGCTGGCCATAGGTATCTCAAGTGGAAAACTCCTAACAGTTTCCTGGTTTCCGACTACGAGTTTATTCCTAACTCCAAGGACTACGATCACGTTGCAGGGCAAGAAGAATTGTTGTTCCATAACGTAAGCAGAACTGGGATGTTTGGCACAATAGCAGATATGGGCGGTCTGAGCTTCATTCCACATCCGACTGCAAGCTCACCTCTTGCCCTTGGGGAGTATACTGAAGACGAGCTAGTCGATATAGCGAGTACGAGCGCGCAGAACAATAGATTCCTAGCCATTGCTTGTTACACAAATGCAACCCCACCCGATGGTGGTCACTGGAGCAATGACGACGGATGGGGGCATGAGCATGTAATCGAAAATATCAATTGCAGACTCGTGAAGAAGTATCCAAAACGCGCTCTGCCTTTCACTTATTCCGAAGAGGACTATACTCCTGGCCTCACCGAGGCAGGGAAAAGCTGGATATATCTAAAGGTTGATGATCCTGGCAAATACTGGGACACTGCTTCCAATCATTATCGGAGCGAGAGAATAAAGGCTGCTTTAAAAAAGGGCGTCTGGTGGTCGTGTCACACGCATCACAGTGCCACAGCATGCTCACAGCTGGACGTTCAAGTAACCGGTACAACGGTCACGTGCACATCTTCAACTGCAGTTCAATGGTTCATTCGCGGACCGGTTTCGCGCGGAAGTCGGTGGTGCGATATCATTGCACAATCAGAGAGTGCAACAACATCCTACGCGACAACTCTAGAACGCTGCCATATGCCGGATTGGATAGTCGTAGTGGCGGTCGAGCCCCAGGGATTTATTGCAGAGAGTCAGCCGATAAGATTGCTGCCAAATACCAGTTCATCACTAATGTCTCTTGCTACCACGTCGTCCGGACTCGTGGTAAAGTTCCTCGACCCGGAGGACTATCCAGAAGAAATGCCATCAACGGGACTCGTTGGTGGGATATACGATGTTTCCGGCGACTTCGAGCAGGGATCGACGTTAACCCTGTCGTTCGCGGGTGTCGATGTAACTGAGCTTGGTGTCAACAATCTTCGGATATTCTACTATGATCCGAGCACCTCCACGTGGTCAGCGTTGTCCAGCACATTGGATACGGCAAATCAAGAGATCAGCGCTGAAATCAGCAACCTGGGCATTTATGCTATCAGTGCAATAGAAGTCACGGACACGGAAGCCCCTACACTTTCATGGCTTCTGCCACTTTCCAATGCGCTTGTAAGTGGAGCGGCCGACCTCGAAGTGAATGCTGCGGACAACGTCGGCTTATCGGGAGTAACATTCTATATTAGCAATGGTACTAGGGAACGCACAATTTCCGCCGACAGTACAGCTGCCGATGGCCGCTGGGGTGCCTCCGTTGACTTTTCAAACTACGTCTCAGGTAGCTATACCCTTAGAGCCGAGGCAAGAGACAGAGCAGGAAATACCGTATCTGCATCTCTTCCGATTAGTATACAGAGCAGCGCCGTTGCGCCGCAGGTCACAATCAGCCAGACTTCTTATGATACCGAAACCAGTTCTGTGATCGTAACCGGCACTGCGTCTGACGCAGACGGCGCGGTAGCCTACGTACTTGTGGAGCTTGATGGCCAACTTGTTGGAACGGCGAGCCTGGATGGCAATTCGTGGACTTACGCACTTGGCTCATTCGGCCCTGGAACGCATACTGTAAGGGCAGTGGCCATCGATGAATACGGTAACGAAGGAATGCAGGAGGTCAATGCAGCGCTGTCGCTGTCTGCGGTAGATATGTCTGCTGACCCGGATGGCACGTGCTTGCCTAACCAATCGGTCACAGTAACAGCTGAGGCTATCGGTGGGGGCACAGTTGAATACAGGATACTTGTGTATGATGGAGTGCAATGGACTGTTCTTCAAGAGTATGACACTTCAAATTGCTGCACGTGGACACCAGACACCCCATGCACCTATACCTTGCGAGTATATGCACGTGAACAAGGGACTACGTATCCAGAGTTCAGCAAGGACTCGGAATTCATCGTGACAAGTGCTCTGTCAGGAGTGACTCTATCTATAGAACCGTCGCCAAGAGCTACGGGCGCGCCAATTCGCCTTTACGCTACGGCGACAGGCGGTACGAACACAGAATATAAATTCGAGGCGAACAACGAAGTGATACAAGACTGGGCAACTGCTGATACCTGTCAATGGATACCCGCCGAAACCGGCAACTATACTGTAACGGCCTACGCTCGAGAGCATGATACGACAACGCCTGTATATGACGATTCGGTCAGCAACTACGTTATTACCAGTCCCGTATCTGCTGTGAGCCTCGGCGCAAACCCAGGTTCGCCGCAGCAGATCAATACTCCAATAACGTTGACCGCTACTCCAACGGATGGCGGTACAGTGGAATATTTCTTCGAAATATCCGATGATGGCGGAGAAACATGGTCTATGCTGCGCAACTTCGACACGGATGCCACATTCCAATGGATACCGACTTCTGCCGGAAACTATAAGCTCGGGGTAGCAGCTAGAGAGGCAGGCACTGAGGAGGATGATAATCCCGAAGCAGTAATTGATTACGTAGTAAATCCGTAG
- a CDS encoding integrase core domain-containing protein: MFRNLAIITDCTKMLTWWLLSFFRSRQYLAAEIVALRSQLALYQLRQEKGIIPKPRCTPGFRLTWVFLMKTFAKWKDALCVVQPQTVIGWHRAGFQMFWRYKSRRKNGRPTVSAEMRKLIKKINIENPLWSPERIYDQLTELGFIPPSPNTIRKYLPKPTRDSGKSSQTWKTFIANHMDVTWAMDFFVVPTLTFRLIYVFIIVSHERREIVHFGITEHPTMLWVINQLRAATMDGIQPKFIIRDNDRIYGCGMPTFLRNCGIEEVKTAYHCPWQNPYCERVIGILRRELFDHIVPLNERHLHQLLREYIDEYYHSVRTRSSLGHRPPIVNPSVKKPQLSPDIPLIELYSYSTNCQVSISSRVNYSKIAHSPITHCSIRRSISPATGRVIPKSLSADAPKPENQPG, translated from the coding sequence ATGTTCAGAAACCTCGCCATCATTACAGATTGCACGAAGATGCTTACCTGGTGGCTTTTATCATTCTTTCGCTCAAGGCAATATCTTGCCGCAGAGATTGTAGCACTTCGCAGCCAGCTTGCGCTTTATCAACTCAGACAAGAAAAGGGCATCATTCCAAAGCCACGATGCACTCCGGGCTTCCGTCTGACCTGGGTTTTTCTTATGAAGACATTCGCCAAATGGAAAGATGCTCTTTGCGTAGTGCAACCACAGACGGTAATCGGCTGGCACCGCGCAGGATTCCAAATGTTCTGGCGATACAAATCGCGGCGCAAGAATGGGCGGCCAACTGTTTCAGCCGAAATGCGTAAGCTAATCAAGAAGATCAACATAGAAAACCCTCTCTGGAGCCCAGAGAGAATATACGATCAGTTGACCGAACTCGGATTCATTCCACCGTCGCCAAATACAATCCGAAAATATCTGCCAAAACCAACTCGTGATAGCGGCAAGTCTTCTCAAACCTGGAAAACATTCATCGCCAACCACATGGACGTGACCTGGGCGATGGACTTCTTCGTTGTCCCAACCCTTACGTTTCGGCTTATATACGTTTTCATTATCGTAAGCCACGAACGCCGGGAGATCGTGCATTTCGGGATCACCGAACATCCGACCATGCTTTGGGTGATAAACCAACTCCGTGCTGCAACCATGGATGGCATCCAGCCCAAGTTTATTATCCGCGATAATGACCGTATTTATGGCTGCGGCATGCCCACATTTCTCAGAAATTGCGGAATTGAAGAAGTCAAGACTGCTTATCACTGTCCGTGGCAAAATCCATATTGCGAACGAGTAATCGGAATTTTACGCAGAGAGCTTTTCGATCACATCGTTCCGCTCAACGAACGCCATCTGCACCAGTTGCTTCGCGAATACATCGATGAATATTATCATTCAGTGCGAACTCGCAGCAGTCTGGGTCATCGGCCGCCGATTGTCAATCCATCAGTTAAAAAACCACAGCTTTCGCCCGATATCCCGCTGATTGAATTGTATTCATACTCGACGAATTGTCAGGTAAGCATCTCGTCACGTGTCAACTACAGCAAAATTGCCCATTCCCCAATTACTCACTGCTCCATACGACGGTCAATCTCCCCAGCGACTGGTCGTGTGATTCCGAAATCCCTATCAGCCGACGCCCCAAAGCCAGAAAATCAGCCCGGATAA